The Vallitalea pronyensis genomic sequence AACATTAGAAATCGTTAGAGAAGATCAGTATTTAGGATTAGTAAAGAAGTGGGAAAAAAATATAATTCATCAAGATTTTTATCAACGTAACACATCTTTTCATGGAAAGATATGGTGTCTTGATGAATTTGACCACAAAAGATGCACATTTCATATTTATAAAATGATGTATGTAAAAGAATCGAAGACAATATATCAAGAAAAGCACGTAATCAATAAAAAAGAAATGGATGCAATCGTTAAGTTTGACAAGATATTTAAAAAGGCAGGATCGCTTCATAAAGCATTAGATATACTACATAATAATAGTAAAAATAATGAAGATAATGAGGGTAATGTTGTAGAGTTACAAAATAGGATGTGATATCAAATGGGATATACAGCAGAGCAAGAAAGATTAATGTATCAAGCGAGAAATGTAGACTTAGTGGAATACTTCATCCGAAAAGGTGAACGAGTAGAAAAGCATGATAACAGAGGCAGGTATAAAGTTAGGGGATATGGAGGACTCTATGTAAGGGGTTGCACTTATAAATGGTTTAATGGCAATCAAGAAAAAGGTGGTACCGCTATAGATTGCGTAATGGATGTCTATAATTTAGATTTTTGGGAAGCTGTAAGCGATCTCCTTGGTACTTCTAATATCGTAACAAAAACAAACGTGAATGAGAAAAAAAAGGTTGGTCCCTTTAAAATGCCTGAACTGAATAAAGACCAGCATCGAGCATTTGCATATCTATCAAAAAGTAGAGAAATAAGGAAAGAATACATACAATATTTACTCAAAAACAAGCTACTCTTTCAGGAAAAGGAACATGGGAATGCAATTTTTCCATTCTATGATCCTAAAACCAATGAAATAGTGGGTGCTGAAATGGTAGGAACTCTTGATAAAGTGAGATTCAAACAGGTAGTAACAAATTCCAAATTGGGATATGGGTTTTCAATTAAATTTGGTACCTCAATTCATAGAATATGTTTTTTTGAAACAGCTATTGATTTACTATCTTACTGCTGTTTGGAAGATGATACAGATTTTTTGAAAACAACATTATTTGTATCAATGGCTGGATGCAAAAAGTCGGTTGTTCATCATTATTTAGACATGTACCCTAAA encodes the following:
- a CDS encoding DUF3991 domain-containing protein, translated to MGYTAEQERLMYQARNVDLVEYFIRKGERVEKHDNRGRYKVRGYGGLYVRGCTYKWFNGNQEKGGTAIDCVMDVYNLDFWEAVSDLLGTSNIVTKTNVNEKKKVGPFKMPELNKDQHRAFAYLSKSREIRKEYIQYLLKNKLLFQEKEHGNAIFPFYDPKTNEIVGAEMVGTLDKVRFKQVVTNSKLGYGFSIKFGTSIHRICFFETAIDLLSYCCLEDDTDFLKTTLFVSMAGCKKSVVHHYLDMYPKKPCYVCVDNDKAGHKFIISLSQELEFYLKCPTYQYEDWNDMLRKIKRKKLEDNK